One segment of Rosa chinensis cultivar Old Blush chromosome 6, RchiOBHm-V2, whole genome shotgun sequence DNA contains the following:
- the LOC112171711 gene encoding F-box/kelch-repeat protein At3g06240, with translation MAEGEGDDLVDDVVEIIILKLPLKSILKFRCVSKKLSCRISDYRFSRRHYKLARCQKTVNHRLIIISSSQMESLDLQAKSSSIRKLTCPFLELEQWRFLQVTLLVSSSGLVCASLDPHKNFILWNPSTTFFSKLPDPDLGGYFSEEEAEEVEFSVYHYGFGCVSATDDYKLLIWFRINSDFEELLIFSWKNQIWRAISGAPKWINRITQSQGALSNEKLHWHFDQNNGLYESHEEEDCILTFDLENEEFGKLSLPDFDDNDDHLEYANLLGVSCEGCLYVLHHMEDWFSSMTSASIWYMKEYGVTDSWSKLFDLKISHEPLEPITCLGPIFFMEKSSAYGYGNKFTEIKYQHQPQPHIDLLKRENLLDMIVCEETLSR, from the coding sequence ATGGCAGAGGGTGAGGGCGATGACCTTGTAGATGATGTTGTAGAAATAATCATACTCAAGTTGCCCTTGAAATCTATACTGAAATTTCGATGCGTCTCAAAAAAATTGAGCTGTAGAATCTCTGACTATAGATTCTCCCGAAGGCACTATAAATTAGCGCGTTGCCAGAAAACTGTGAATCACAGGCTCATCATCATCTCCTCATCTCAAATGGAATCCTTGGACCTCCAGGCGAAGTCATCATCAATTAGAAAGCTTACCTGCCCATTCTTGGAACTCGAGCAATGGCGGTTTCTTCAAGTCACGCTACTGGTCTCTAGTAGTGGTTTGGTATGTGCAAGTCTCGATCCTCATAAAAACTTCATCTTATGGAATCCATCAACCACTTTCTTCAGCAAATTACCCGACCCAGATCTTGGTGGTTATTTTTCAGaggaagaagcagaagaagttGAGTTTAGTGTTTATCACTACGGCTTTGGTTGTGTGTCGGCTACTGACGACTATAAACTTTTGATATGGTTTCGGATTAACTCTGATTTCGAGGAGCTCTTAATATTCTCATGGAAGAATCAAATTTGGAGAGCCATTTCCGGTGCCCCAAAGTGGATCAACCGCATAACCCAAAGTCAGGGGGCTCTTTCAAATGAAAAACTTCACTGGCACTTCGATCAGAATAATGGGCTCTATGAATCACATGAGGAGGAAGATTGCATCCTTACTTTTGATCTGGAAAATGAGGAGTTTGGAAAACTTTCGCTGCCTGATTTTGATGATAATGATGATCATCTAGAGTATGCTAATCTTTTGGGGGTCTCCTGTGAAGGATGCCTATACGTGTTGCATCATATGGAGGACTGGTTCTCTAGTATGACATCTGCTAGTATTTGGTACATGAAAGAATATGGGGTGACTGACTCGTGGAGTAAGCTCTTTGATTTAAAGATTTCCCATGAGCCTCTTGAGCCGATAACTTGTCTCGGTCCAATCTTTTTCATGGAGAAATCATCAGCCTATGGCTATGGGAACAAGTTCACAGAGATCAAGTATCAGCATCAGCCTCAGCCTCACATAGATTTGCTGAAGCGAGAAAACCTACTTGACATGATTGTATGTGAAGAGACTCTGTCTCGATGA